The following are from one region of the Coffea eugenioides isolate CCC68of chromosome 2, Ceug_1.0, whole genome shotgun sequence genome:
- the LOC113762884 gene encoding uncharacterized protein LOC113762884, producing the protein MKNTIRCCISCILPCGALDVIRIVHTNGRVEVISGSIKASEIMKLHPKHVLKKPSSSSSEDQGCCPKIVIVPPDAELQRGKIYFLMPVPPSAPQKNQKSSRSRSSSSSSSSSSRRKKREAADQNNANSNNNSSISMTNLLLSDRYLSEILSEKISTQRDRRRGRAGIWRPHLESICETSSEP; encoded by the coding sequence ATGAAGAACACCATCAGATGCTGCATATCTTGCATTCTTCCATGCGGGGCCCTAGACGTGATTCGAATAGTTCATACTAATGGCCGAGTTGAAGTGATTAGTGGAAGCATCAAAGCATCAGAAATCATGAAATTGCATCCAAAACATGTTCTGAAGAAgccttcttcatcatcatcagaaGATCAAGGTTGTTGTCCTAAGATTGTTATAGTTCCTCCTGATGCAGAACTCCAACGTGGGAAGATTTACTTTCTCATGCCAGTTCCTCCTTCAGCTCCTCAGAAGAATCAGAAGAGTTCGCGTTCAagatcttcatcatcatcatcctcatcatcatcaaggaggaaaaagagagaggcTGCTGATCAAAATAATGCGAATAGTAATAACAATAGCAGTATTTCCATGACAAATCTTCTCCTTTCTGATCGGTATTTGAGCGAGATTTTATCAGAAAAGATATCAACTCAAAGGGATCGAAGGAGAGGCCGTGCTGGCATTTGGAGACCACACTTAGAGAGCATTTGTGAGACATCAAGTGAACCATGA
- the LOC113761728 gene encoding peroxisome biogenesis protein 7, translating into MPVFKVPFNGYSVKFSPFYESQLAVATAQNFGILGNGRLHVLQLSPSPANPGQPISEISSFDTADGVYDCCWSESHDSLIVAAVADGSVKLYDLSLPPTANPIRSLQEHTREVHSVDYNVVRKDSFLSSSWDDTVKLWTVDRPSSVRTFKEHAYCVYSTAWNPRHADVFASASGDCTARIWDVREPASTMILPAHEFEILSCDWNKYDDCVIATASVDKSIKVWDVRSFRVPVAVLNGHGYAVRKVKFSPHRGSVIASCSYDMTVCLWDYMVEDALIGRYDHHTEFTVGVDMSVLVEGLLASTGWDELVYVWQHGMDPRAP; encoded by the exons ATGCCAGTCTTCAAGGTCCCATTTAACGGCTACTCCGTGAAATTCAGCCCATTTTACGAATCCCAACTTGCTGTCGCCACCGCCCAGAACTTCGGCATCCTCGGAAACGGCCGTCTTCACGTCCTCCAACTCTCCCCAAGTCCAGCAAACCCCGGTCAACCCATCAGTGAGATATCCTCCTTCGACACTGCCGACGGGGTCTACGATTGCTGCTGGTCAGAGTCCCACGATTCCCTCATCGTCGCCGCCGTAGCTGACGGCTCCGTCAAGCTATACGACCTTTCCTTGCCCCCAACTGCCAATCCTATTAGGTCCCTTCAAGAACACACCAGAGAAGTCCACTCGGTGGATTACAATGTTGTGAGGAAAGATTCTTTTCTGTCGAGTTCTTGGGATGACACGGTTAAGCTTTGGACGGTTGATCGGCCGTCCAGTGTTAGGACTTTCAAGGAACATGCTTATTGTGTTTATTCTACTGCTTGGAATCCTAGACATGCTGATGTTTTTGCTTCGGCTTCAGGGGATTGTACTGCTCGCATTTGGGATGTCAGGGAACCAG CATCGACCATGATTTTACCCGCACATGAGTTTGAAATTCTTTCTTGTGACTGGAATAAGTATGACGATTGTGTCATTGCTACTGCATCAGTTGATAAGTCAATTAAAGTTTGGGATGTGAGGAGCTTTAGGGTTCCTGTGGCAGTTCTAAATGGACATGGGTATGCAGTAAGGAAAGTGAAGTTCTCACCGCATAGAGGAAGTGTGATTGCTTCTTGTTCATATGATATGACTGTATGTTTGTGGGATTACATGGTCGAGGATGCACTTATAGGGAGGTACGATCATCATACTGAGTTCACAGTTGGGGTAGACATGAGCGTACTTGTGGAAGGGCTTTTAGCAAGCACTGGATGGGATGAGCTTGTTTATGTTTGGCAACATGGGATGGACCCTAGAGCGCCTTGA
- the LOC113757359 gene encoding serine/threonine-protein kinase EDR1-like produces the protein MDSELQYLDSEGFAPNVILVDTNKDKKLSMMKQLALTLVKGLSSSPTAMIKKIAGLVFDFYKSPISEPHNAKGSLEEVCRQLENHGIQMLCQIKHGSCQSRAILFKVLADSVGIDSKLVVGLPREGVMDRTDSYKHMSVTVFLDSVEFLVDLVRVPGKLAPCTSEAIFFSHMIASRESESALNSYDSPMEPCSPICGYTGQVDLECTELEEFLQPSYRSKLEASTSFSGPSMRGVLAQSKAIAERSLSHSDPNVTNSFWWLNQKNMIVEPNTATSSPDPYSFQGPGRSILGGRRYSFRDYCNDVTTSRSAGASPTEARRRRRQCISMVPEIGDDIVRAVRAMNEALKRNRFPKEYLYASSSCSRREKDDNSDLEETVSKLHPDHRGERVTGYNFHEKQMNSEKAISLPSSPRYFTHHASGRCEAKESIRGPDMISTMNKMLEIPKILNKKLFPFEEWNIEFSELTIQTRIGIGFFGEVFHGIWNGIQVAVKVFLEQDLTLENIEDFCTEISILSRVRHPNVILFLGACTKPPRLSMVTEYMEMGSLYYLIHVSGQKKKLSWRRRLKMLCDICRGLLCLHRMKIVHRDLKSANCLVNKHWTVKICDFGLSRVLMTTPMKDYSSAGTPEWMAPELIRNEPFTEKCDIFSFGVIIWELCTLNKPWHGVPSVQVVYAVANDGKRLDVPDGPLGKLILDCWAEPDERPSCQDILSHLLDYESTLC, from the exons ATGGATA GTGAACTTCAGTATTTGGATTCTGAAGGTTTCGCGCCCAACGTTATTCTAGTTGATACAAATAAAGATAAGAAGCTTTCAATGATGAAGCAGCTAGCTCTCACATTGGTAAAAGGACTGAGTTCAAGTCCAACTGCTATGATAAAAAAGATTGCAGGACTG GTTTTCGATTTTTATAAATCCCCAATTTCGGAACCACATAATGCAAAAGGCAGCCTTGAGGAAGTCTGTCGCCAATTGGAGAATCATGGAATTCAAATGTTGTGCCAAATAAAGCATGGTTCGTGCCAATCCAGGGCAATCTTGTTCAAGGTTCTGGCTGATTCTGTAGGTATAGATAGTAAACTCGTGGTG GGTTTACCAAGGGAAGGAGTAATGGACCGAACAGACTCATATAAGCACATGTCTGTCACAGTGTTTCTGGATTCTGTGGAATTTCTGGTAGATCTTGTACGTGTTCCTGGTAAACTGGCACCTTGTACATCAGAAGCTATCTTTTTCTCTCATATGATTGCTTCCCGTGAAAGTGAATCAGCTTTAAATTCATATGATTCACCTATGGAACCATGCAGTCCAATTTGTGGCTACACAGGACAAGTAGACCTTGAATG CACTGAACTTGAAGAATTTCTTCAGCCCTCATATCGGAGTAAGCTGGAAGCATCTACAAGTTTTTCTGGGCCTTCTATGAGGGGTGTACTAGCACAATCAAAGGCTATAGCTGAGCGAAG CTTGTCACATAGCGATCCAAATGTGACAAATTCATTTTGGTGGTTGAACCAGAAGAATATGATTGTTGAACCGAATACAGCAACTTCAAG TCCAGATCCTTACTCCTTCCAAGGACCTGGGAGATCCATTCTTGGAGGTCGCAGATATTCTTTTAGAGACTACTGCAATGATGTGACAACATCGAG GTCAGCTGGGGCATCACCAACAGAAGCTCGTAGAAGAAGGCGGCAATGTATTAGTATGGTTCCTGAGATTGGTGATGACATTGTTAG GGCTGTTCGAGCAATGAATGAAGCACTAAAAAGGAATCGCTTTCCAAAGGAGTATCTATATGCAAGTAGTAGCTGTTCTAGAAGGGAAAAGGATGATAATTCAGATCTTGAAGAAACT GTCTCAAAATTGCATCCAGATCATCGTGGTGAAAGAGTGACGGGATATAATTTTCATGAGAAGCAAATGAATTCTGAGAAGGCAATCTCGTTACCTTCATCTCCTCGTTATTTTACACATCATGCTTCTGGGAGGTGTGAGGCAAAAGAAAGCATCAGAGGTCCTGATATGATCTCAACAATGAATAAGATGCTTGAAATACCAAAGATACTCAACAAGAAGCTGTTTCCGTTTGAAGAGTGGAATATTGAGTTTTCTGAATTAACTATTCAAACACGCATTGGAATTG GGTTCTTTGGGGAAGTTTTTCATGGGATTTGGAATGGTATACAGGTTGCAGTTAAAGTTTTTCTAGAACAAGATTTAACTTTAGAGAACATTGAAGACTTTTGTACTGAAATATCTATCCTGAG CCGTGTTCGCCACCCAAATG TTATTCTATTTCTTGGTGCTTGCACAAAGCCTCCACGCTTGTCTATGGTTACTGAATACATGGAAATGGGATCTCTGTATTATCTCATCCATGTGAGCGGGCAAAAAAAGAAACTCAGTTGGCGAAGGAGACTGAAAATGCTATGTGATATATGCAG GGGCCTATTATGCTTGCACCGGATGAAGATAGTACATCGGGATCTAAAAAGTGCAAACTGCCTTGTGAATAAGCACTGGACAGTGAAAATTTGTGATTTTGGGCTTTCTCGGGTACTGATGACCACCCCAATGAAAGATTATTCATCTGCTGGGACTCCAGAGTGGATGGCTCCTGAGCTCATACGAAACGAGCCCTTCACAGAAAAATGTGACATTTTTAGCTTTGGTGTGATAATATGGGAGCTATGCACACTCAACAAGCCATGGCATGGTGTTCCATCTGTCCAA GTGGTTTATGCTGTTGCAAATGATGGGAAGAGGCTGGATGTTCCTGATGGTCCCTTGGGCAAGCTTATTTTAG ATTGTTGGGCTGAGCCAGATGAACGGCCTAGCTGTCAGGATATTCTTTCGCACTTACTTGACTATGAGTCCACATTGTGCTAA